A portion of the Natronococcus sp. AD-5 genome contains these proteins:
- the rad50 gene encoding DNA double-strand break repair ATPase Rad50: MRVDRVRLLNFKCYGEAELDLERGVTVVHGVNGSGKSTLLEAVFFALYGSKALGDRTLDDVITTGEEETEVELWFTHDTSEYHVERRLKLRGDRATTTKCVLETPAETVEGARDVRREVTELLRMDADAFVNCAYVRQGEVNKLIHASPGERQDMIDDLLQLGALETYRERASDARLGVKSVLDGQREVLEDLRTQVERKEERDLHDRLNELESRHADVVSDIERFESQREEAKSTLDAAEDVLERHEETREEIAELEGEIEELRSKISETERKRETAGETLRDRKDEREELADERDALLEETDLEASDGDAIETRIEELESRDDELRDDLEDVRVSITEYNGEIDRLREAASDLDSQAEEARREADDLDAALEDDAEAIEQRESKLDELEAEIESARSTFDDAPVAFGEAEAHLESLRSEREELVSTINDVVAEIRTTENAIEEGERLLEEGKCPECGQSVEDSPHVDVLDDRREDLADLEERREELEAERDDLEERTERAEGLVEAERRVDRLEENRENVAQLVEEKRDALAERREQRERLREEADEDEREAETRRDEADDLESEVADARAELGEINAERGEIKATLETLRRVTEIESERAELDREIETLRERRADWETMNDERRDQLSATRERKRDLESEFDEERVEAARTDREKAENYLEQVDEKLDGLEERRDAVQGKIGGVEEKIEELERLRDRLEAVEARCERLDSLYDEAETLQTTYGELRAELRQRNVETLERLLNETFDLVYQNDSYAAIDLDGEYRLTVYQKDGEPLEPEQLSGGERALFNLSLRCAIYRLLAEGVEGTAPMPPLILDEPTVFLDSGHVTQLVSLVESMRDLGVEQIVVVSHDEELVGAADSLVRVEKDATSNRSRLERGDPPEAALLASE, from the coding sequence ATGAGGGTCGATCGAGTCCGCCTGCTGAACTTCAAGTGTTACGGCGAGGCGGAACTCGATCTCGAGCGCGGCGTGACGGTCGTCCACGGCGTCAACGGCAGCGGGAAGTCGACGCTGCTCGAGGCGGTCTTCTTCGCGCTCTACGGCTCGAAGGCGCTCGGCGACCGCACGCTCGACGACGTGATCACGACCGGCGAAGAGGAGACCGAGGTCGAACTCTGGTTCACCCACGATACCAGCGAGTACCACGTCGAACGCCGACTCAAGCTGCGCGGCGATCGGGCGACGACCACGAAGTGCGTCCTCGAGACGCCAGCCGAGACCGTCGAGGGCGCGCGCGACGTGCGCCGGGAGGTGACCGAACTCCTGCGGATGGACGCCGACGCGTTCGTCAACTGCGCGTACGTCCGCCAAGGCGAGGTCAACAAGCTCATCCACGCCTCGCCGGGCGAGCGCCAGGACATGATCGACGACCTCCTGCAGCTGGGCGCGCTCGAGACGTACCGCGAGCGCGCGAGCGACGCCCGCCTCGGCGTCAAGTCGGTGCTCGACGGCCAGCGCGAGGTGCTCGAGGACCTCCGGACGCAGGTCGAACGAAAGGAGGAACGAGACCTCCACGACCGCCTGAACGAACTCGAGTCGCGCCACGCGGACGTCGTCTCCGACATCGAACGCTTCGAGTCCCAGCGCGAGGAGGCGAAGAGCACGCTCGACGCGGCGGAAGACGTCCTCGAGCGCCACGAGGAGACCCGCGAGGAGATCGCGGAGCTCGAAGGCGAGATCGAGGAGCTCCGCTCGAAGATCTCTGAGACCGAGCGAAAGCGGGAGACCGCCGGCGAGACGCTGCGCGACCGGAAGGACGAGCGCGAGGAACTCGCCGACGAACGCGACGCGCTGCTCGAGGAGACGGATCTCGAGGCGAGCGACGGGGACGCGATCGAAACCCGCATCGAGGAACTCGAGAGCCGAGACGACGAGCTTCGGGACGACCTCGAGGACGTCCGCGTCTCGATCACGGAGTACAACGGCGAGATCGACCGGCTGCGCGAGGCGGCGTCCGACCTGGACTCCCAGGCCGAGGAGGCGCGACGCGAGGCCGACGACCTCGACGCGGCGCTCGAGGACGACGCGGAGGCGATCGAGCAACGGGAGTCGAAGCTCGACGAACTCGAGGCGGAGATCGAGTCCGCGCGATCGACGTTCGACGACGCGCCGGTCGCGTTCGGCGAGGCCGAGGCGCACCTCGAGTCGCTACGGTCGGAGCGCGAGGAGCTCGTCTCGACGATCAACGACGTCGTCGCCGAGATCAGAACGACCGAGAACGCGATCGAGGAGGGCGAACGGCTGCTCGAGGAGGGGAAGTGCCCCGAGTGCGGCCAGTCCGTCGAGGACTCGCCGCACGTCGACGTGCTGGACGACAGGCGGGAGGACTTGGCCGACCTCGAGGAGCGACGCGAGGAACTCGAGGCCGAACGCGACGACCTCGAGGAGCGCACCGAGCGCGCCGAGGGCCTCGTCGAGGCCGAGCGCCGGGTCGACCGACTCGAGGAGAACCGCGAGAACGTCGCCCAGCTGGTCGAAGAGAAGCGCGACGCGTTAGCGGAGCGACGCGAGCAGCGCGAGCGGCTCCGGGAGGAAGCCGACGAGGACGAACGCGAAGCCGAGACGAGGCGCGACGAGGCCGACGACCTCGAGAGCGAGGTCGCGGACGCGCGAGCCGAACTCGGCGAGATCAACGCCGAGCGCGGCGAGATCAAGGCGACGCTCGAGACGCTCCGGCGCGTGACCGAGATCGAGAGCGAGCGCGCCGAACTCGACCGCGAGATCGAGACGCTCCGCGAGCGCCGGGCCGACTGGGAGACGATGAACGACGAGCGCCGCGACCAGCTCTCGGCGACGCGCGAGCGCAAGCGCGACCTCGAGTCGGAGTTCGACGAAGAGCGGGTCGAAGCCGCCCGCACCGACAGGGAGAAGGCCGAGAACTACCTCGAGCAGGTCGACGAGAAGCTCGACGGGCTCGAGGAACGGCGCGACGCCGTTCAGGGGAAGATCGGCGGCGTCGAGGAGAAGATCGAGGAGCTCGAGCGGCTTCGCGACCGCCTCGAGGCCGTCGAAGCCCGGTGCGAGCGGCTCGACTCGCTGTACGACGAGGCCGAGACGCTCCAGACGACCTATGGCGAGCTGCGCGCGGAACTGCGCCAGCGCAACGTCGAGACCCTGGAACGGCTGTTGAACGAGACGTTCGACCTGGTCTACCAGAACGACTCCTACGCGGCGATCGACCTGGACGGGGAGTACCGGCTGACGGTCTACCAGAAGGACGGCGAACCCCTCGAGCCGGAGCAGCTCTCGGGCGGCGAGCGGGCGCTGTTCAACCTCAGCCTGCGGTGTGCGATCTACCGCCTGCTCGCCGAGGGCGTCGAGGGCACCGCGCCGATGCCGCCGCTCATCCTCGACGAGCCGACCGTCTTCCTCGACTCGGGTCACGTCACGCAGCTGGTGTCGCTGGTCGAGTCGATGCGCGACCTGGGCGTCGAGCAGATCGTCGTCGTCAGCCACGACGAGGAACTCGTCGGCGCGGCGGACTCGCTCGTCCGCGTCGAGAAGGACGCCACGTCGAACCGGTCGCGGCTCGAGCGCGGCGATCCGCCGGAGGCCGCGCTGCTGGCATCGGAGTAG
- a CDS encoding NmrA/HSCARG family protein, which translates to MATSVLVTGATGNQGGAVVDHLLESDEAFDVYGLTRDASSDAARELAERGVTMVEGDLNEKESLAPRVAEADAVFAVTNFWTQGYETQVQQGENIAEVAADEGVDHFVFSGVGSHERDTGVPHFDSAWEIEQRAQDLDLPLTVLQPVFFFQNFEAFAEDVVEDGQLALPLEEGVSLQMIDTDDVGRAAAVAFASPDEFVGERIELAGDENTLAETAEVLSEVTGVDVDPVHVPIEDAYDSFGEEFTVMCEWFNEVGYGADVDALEDRFGFEFTDLEAYLRERGWEDKEGMASVPGWVKAMQ; encoded by the coding sequence ATGGCGACGAGCGTGCTCGTCACCGGCGCGACCGGTAACCAGGGCGGGGCGGTCGTCGACCACCTGCTCGAGTCCGACGAAGCGTTCGACGTTTACGGACTCACGCGGGACGCCTCGAGCGACGCCGCGAGGGAACTCGCCGAACGCGGCGTGACGATGGTCGAGGGCGACCTGAACGAGAAGGAGTCGCTCGCACCCCGCGTCGCCGAGGCCGACGCCGTATTCGCCGTCACCAACTTCTGGACCCAGGGGTACGAGACGCAGGTCCAGCAGGGCGAGAACATCGCCGAGGTCGCCGCCGACGAAGGGGTCGACCACTTCGTCTTCAGCGGCGTCGGCAGCCACGAGCGCGACACCGGCGTGCCCCACTTCGACTCCGCCTGGGAGATCGAGCAGCGCGCCCAGGACCTCGACCTGCCGCTGACGGTCCTCCAGCCCGTGTTCTTCTTCCAGAACTTCGAGGCGTTCGCCGAGGACGTCGTCGAGGACGGGCAGCTCGCGCTCCCGCTCGAGGAGGGCGTCTCCCTGCAGATGATCGACACGGACGACGTCGGCCGCGCCGCCGCGGTCGCGTTCGCGAGCCCCGACGAGTTCGTCGGCGAGCGGATCGAACTCGCGGGCGACGAGAACACCCTCGCCGAAACGGCGGAGGTCCTCTCCGAGGTCACCGGCGTCGACGTCGACCCCGTCCACGTCCCGATCGAGGACGCCTACGACTCCTTCGGCGAGGAGTTCACCGTCATGTGCGAGTGGTTCAACGAGGTCGGCTACGGCGCGGACGTCGACGCGCTCGAGGACCGTTTCGGCTTCGAGTTCACCGACCTCGAGGCGTACCTCCGCGAGCGCGGCTGGGAGGACAAGGAGGGGATGGCTTCGGTCCCCGGCTGGGTCAAGGCGATGCAGTGA
- the mre11 gene encoding DNA double-strand break repair protein Mre11 produces MTRVIHTGDTHIGYQQYNSPERRRDFLEAFRNVADDAIDADVDAVIHAGDLFHDRRPGLVDLQGTVEILRSLEEADVPFLAVVGNHEGKRDAQWLDLFADLGLATRLGPEPYVLDDVAFYGLDFVPRSRRDDLEYEFAAVPEEANHAALVSHGLFEPFAHADWDTERVLEESTVDFDAVLLGDNHHPDTAEVCDAWVTYCGSTERASANEREERGYNLVGFEAGEEPAIRRRGLEATREFVFVDVELAEDEGVDRVQERVRQHDLEDAVVIVTVEGEGRPITPAAVEELAIYRGALVARVNDRRELPDEGEEVSVSFANPDDAVRERVRELGLSDAALEIDRTVRDDDLADANVRERVERRVRELLEEDRSAFEPAPEREPSDEDVTTVADQLSGATEAETAADPAEPASDAAAPAANDGLDGDSATAAEDESSDGSGTAVAEEPADPVTEDDATAANRQSADDAAEADSGDGSESEPAADGEYASLGDFE; encoded by the coding sequence ATGACGCGGGTGATACACACGGGCGACACCCACATCGGGTACCAGCAGTACAACTCGCCCGAGCGACGACGGGACTTCCTCGAGGCCTTCCGAAACGTGGCCGACGACGCGATCGACGCCGACGTCGACGCGGTGATCCACGCCGGCGACCTCTTCCACGACCGCCGGCCGGGACTGGTCGACCTCCAGGGGACCGTCGAGATCCTCCGATCGCTCGAGGAGGCCGACGTCCCCTTCCTCGCCGTCGTCGGCAACCACGAGGGGAAACGCGACGCACAGTGGCTCGACCTGTTCGCCGACCTCGGCCTCGCGACCCGACTCGGCCCCGAGCCGTACGTACTCGACGACGTCGCGTTCTACGGGCTCGACTTCGTCCCCCGGTCGAGGCGGGACGACCTCGAGTACGAGTTCGCTGCAGTACCGGAGGAGGCGAACCACGCCGCCCTCGTGAGCCACGGCCTGTTCGAGCCGTTCGCCCACGCCGACTGGGACACCGAACGGGTACTCGAGGAGTCGACGGTCGACTTCGACGCCGTCCTCCTCGGCGACAACCACCACCCCGACACCGCGGAGGTGTGCGACGCGTGGGTCACCTACTGCGGCTCGACAGAGCGCGCGAGCGCGAACGAGCGCGAGGAGCGCGGCTACAACCTCGTCGGGTTCGAGGCCGGCGAGGAGCCGGCGATCCGACGGCGGGGCCTCGAGGCGACCCGCGAGTTCGTCTTCGTCGACGTCGAACTCGCCGAGGACGAGGGCGTCGACCGCGTCCAGGAGCGCGTCCGCCAGCACGACCTCGAGGACGCGGTCGTCATCGTCACCGTCGAGGGGGAGGGACGCCCGATCACGCCCGCGGCCGTCGAGGAACTCGCGATCTACCGCGGGGCGCTCGTCGCCCGCGTGAACGATCGGCGAGAACTGCCCGACGAGGGCGAGGAGGTGTCGGTAAGCTTCGCCAACCCCGACGACGCGGTCCGCGAGCGCGTCCGCGAACTGGGGCTCAGCGACGCCGCCCTCGAGATCGATCGGACGGTTCGCGACGACGACCTCGCCGACGCGAACGTCCGCGAACGCGTCGAGCGGCGGGTACGCGAGCTGCTCGAGGAGGACCGCTCCGCGTTCGAACCCGCACCCGAACGAGAGCCGAGCGACGAGGACGTAACGACGGTCGCGGATCAGCTCTCGGGCGCGACCGAAGCGGAGACGGCCGCCGACCCGGCCGAGCCGGCCTCCGATGCGGCCGCGCCCGCGGCTAACGACGGGTTAGACGGCGATTCTGCGACCGCAGCCGAGGACGAATCGAGCGACGGTTCCGGAACCGCGGTCGCCGAGGAACCCGCGGACCCCGTGACCGAGGACGACGCAACCGCGGCGAACCGGCAGTCGGCCGACGACGCCGCCGAAGCCGATTCCGGCGACGGCTCCGAATCGGAACCGGCCGCCGACGGCGAGTACGCCTCGCTGGGTGATTTCGAATGA
- the hflX gene encoding GTPase HflX produces MSRTRNRRTVVAKRAPTAPVETDEIEGLVRANGNGIATSVTQVGSNDPGTHLGRGKLEELAAAVETHDAGRVVVDGELTPGQHYAIERAMPAETAVVDRYRLVLEIFERQAGTRRAQLQVELAQLRYDLPRLIESADEGLLNEVTEKGSPVYDVRDRIDRLERKLAELPNPADRFRKRRREEGFDLVTIAGYTNAGKSTLLHRLADDLSLEDADSRSAPDGSEKDATAAIEDRLFKTLETTTRRATVGGRPVLATDTVGFVDDLPHDFVASFSSTLSEAAAADAVVLVVDAGDPLGTFRDRLSVSLEVLDAQDVAEDRIVPVLNKVDLLSAAERTRRRTLAADLVPEAAGEPIPASVLEGSNLETLRAAIGERLPEARATIRLPNCDDAMALVSRAYDRTTVETVDYDGATVTVACRGRPSVLEKLRARAEEIERDEA; encoded by the coding sequence ATGTCACGAACACGTAACAGACGGACAGTCGTCGCGAAACGAGCCCCAACCGCCCCCGTCGAGACCGACGAGATCGAGGGTCTCGTTCGGGCGAACGGAAACGGTATCGCTACCAGCGTAACGCAGGTCGGTTCGAACGATCCCGGCACGCACCTCGGACGCGGCAAACTCGAGGAACTCGCCGCCGCCGTCGAGACCCACGACGCGGGTCGGGTGGTCGTCGACGGAGAACTCACACCCGGCCAGCACTACGCCATCGAGAGAGCGATGCCCGCCGAAACCGCGGTCGTCGACCGCTACCGGCTCGTCCTCGAGATATTCGAACGTCAGGCCGGAACCCGGCGCGCACAGCTCCAGGTCGAACTGGCGCAGTTGCGCTACGACCTGCCGCGGCTGATCGAATCGGCGGACGAAGGACTGCTCAACGAAGTGACCGAGAAGGGATCGCCGGTCTACGACGTTCGCGATCGGATCGACCGCCTCGAGCGAAAACTCGCCGAACTGCCGAACCCGGCCGACAGGTTCCGAAAGCGCCGACGAGAAGAGGGATTCGATCTCGTGACGATCGCCGGCTACACCAACGCCGGCAAGTCGACGCTGCTGCACCGGCTGGCCGACGACCTGTCGCTCGAGGACGCCGACTCGCGGTCCGCGCCCGACGGCTCCGAGAAAGACGCCACCGCGGCGATCGAGGATCGGCTCTTCAAGACGCTCGAGACGACGACCCGGCGGGCGACGGTCGGCGGACGACCGGTCCTCGCGACGGACACCGTCGGGTTCGTCGACGACCTCCCGCACGACTTCGTCGCGTCGTTCAGTTCGACGCTGTCGGAGGCGGCCGCGGCCGACGCGGTCGTCCTCGTCGTCGATGCCGGCGATCCGCTCGGGACGTTCCGCGACCGGCTCTCGGTCTCGCTCGAGGTGCTCGACGCGCAGGACGTGGCCGAGGATCGGATCGTCCCGGTGCTGAACAAGGTCGATCTGCTGTCGGCAGCCGAGCGGACGCGGCGTCGGACGCTCGCGGCGGATCTCGTTCCCGAGGCCGCGGGAGAGCCGATCCCGGCGAGCGTGCTCGAAGGGTCGAATCTCGAAACCCTTCGGGCGGCGATCGGAGAGCGACTCCCGGAGGCGCGCGCGACGATTCGGTTGCCGAACTGCGACGACGCGATGGCGCTGGTCTCGCGCGCCTACGACCGGACGACCGTCGAGACGGTCGACTACGACGGAGCCACGGTGACCGTCGCGTGTCGCGGTCGTCCGTCAGTGCTCGAAAAGCTGCGAGCGAGAGCCGAGGAGATCGAGCGAGACGAAGCGTAG
- a CDS encoding DUF7346 family protein has product MKTVQDDTGKRYVLLKRSEHASLVRDPTTGNECYVQNDRLEAVENESVLETAARTISDPVRTLLTSVHDEDGLGLLVELDERGPLDVRAMIDAYDCCESDLHGRLTVLSAADLIAETDVGGERGYRLTDDGKTALEAIGARTDGEPSENCETAADASGS; this is encoded by the coding sequence ATGAAAACCGTCCAAGACGACACCGGGAAGCGATACGTCCTTCTCAAGCGTTCCGAGCACGCGAGTCTCGTTCGTGACCCAACGACCGGTAACGAGTGTTACGTCCAGAACGACCGCCTCGAGGCCGTCGAGAACGAATCCGTCCTCGAGACGGCCGCGCGAACGATCAGCGATCCCGTCCGAACGCTGCTCACGAGCGTCCACGACGAGGACGGCCTCGGACTGCTCGTCGAACTCGACGAGCGCGGGCCGCTGGACGTTCGCGCGATGATAGACGCGTACGACTGCTGCGAGAGCGACCTGCACGGACGACTCACGGTCCTCTCCGCCGCCGACCTGATCGCGGAGACCGACGTCGGCGGCGAACGAGGCTATCGGCTCACCGACGACGGGAAGACCGCGCTCGAGGCGATCGGGGCGAGAACCGACGGCGAGCCGTCCGAGAACTGCGAGACCGCCGCGGACGCATCCGGTTCCTGA
- a CDS encoding MarR family transcriptional regulator has translation MSASESLQQETAQQGSWDDVRELPPSAKLVAKVLEYNDTMTQQQIADETLLPARTVRYALNRLDDENVIDSRFSFSDARKRLYSLDIES, from the coding sequence ATGAGTGCTTCAGAGTCGCTGCAACAAGAAACTGCGCAACAGGGGTCGTGGGACGACGTCCGCGAGCTGCCGCCGAGCGCCAAACTCGTCGCGAAGGTCCTCGAGTACAACGACACGATGACCCAGCAACAGATCGCCGACGAAACGCTGCTCCCGGCCCGAACGGTCCGATACGCCCTGAACCGCCTCGACGACGAGAACGTCATCGACTCCCGGTTCTCGTTCTCGGACGCCCGCAAGCGCCTGTACAGCCTCGACATCGAGTCGTAA
- the pan1 gene encoding proteasome-activating nucleotidase Pan1 — MSDTVDDVDLPYDEDEASQQEKIQALEDRLEILESQNEEMRDKLLDANAENNKYQQKLERLTHENKKLKQSPLFVATVQELTDEGVIIKQHGNNQEALTEVTEEMRDDLEPDARVAVNNSLSIVKTLSNETDVRARVMEVTESPEVSYEDIGGLEEQMQEVRETVEMPLEKPGMFDDVGIEPPSGVLLYGPPGTGKTMLAKAVANQTDATFIKMAGSELVHKFIGEGAKLVRDLFKVAREHEPAVIFIDEIDAIASKRTESKTSGDAEVQRTMMQLLSEMDGFEDRGEIRIIAATNRFDMLDRAILRPGRFDRLIEVPKPNHEGREIIFEIHTRGMNVADDVDFEGLAAEAEEASGADIKAICTEAGMFAIRDDRTEIWMEDFRNAWEKVQAESDETEDVSKTFA; from the coding sequence ATGAGCGACACTGTGGACGACGTCGACCTCCCATACGACGAGGACGAGGCGTCCCAACAGGAGAAAATCCAGGCGCTCGAGGATCGGTTAGAGATACTCGAGTCGCAAAACGAGGAGATGCGGGATAAACTCCTCGATGCGAACGCCGAGAACAACAAGTATCAACAGAAACTCGAGCGGCTGACCCACGAGAACAAGAAGCTGAAGCAGTCCCCCCTGTTCGTCGCCACGGTCCAGGAACTCACGGACGAAGGCGTCATCATCAAGCAACACGGGAACAACCAGGAGGCGCTGACCGAGGTCACCGAGGAGATGCGAGACGACCTCGAACCCGACGCCCGCGTGGCCGTCAACAACTCCCTCTCTATCGTCAAGACGCTCTCTAACGAAACCGACGTGCGCGCTCGCGTGATGGAAGTCACCGAGAGCCCCGAAGTCAGCTACGAGGACATCGGCGGTCTCGAAGAGCAGATGCAGGAGGTTCGCGAGACGGTCGAGATGCCCCTCGAGAAGCCCGGCATGTTCGACGACGTCGGGATCGAGCCGCCGAGCGGCGTCCTGCTGTACGGCCCGCCGGGCACCGGGAAGACGATGCTCGCGAAGGCCGTCGCCAACCAGACCGACGCCACCTTCATCAAGATGGCCGGCTCCGAACTCGTACACAAGTTCATCGGCGAGGGCGCGAAGCTGGTCCGCGACCTGTTCAAGGTCGCCCGCGAGCACGAGCCCGCCGTCATCTTCATCGACGAGATCGACGCCATCGCGTCCAAGCGGACGGAGTCGAAGACCTCCGGCGACGCCGAGGTCCAGCGGACGATGATGCAACTGCTCTCCGAGATGGACGGCTTCGAGGACCGCGGCGAGATCCGCATCATCGCCGCGACCAACCGCTTCGACATGCTCGACCGCGCCATCCTCCGGCCCGGCCGGTTCGACCGCCTCATCGAGGTTCCCAAGCCGAACCACGAGGGTCGCGAGATCATCTTCGAGATCCACACCCGCGGCATGAACGTCGCCGACGACGTGGACTTCGAAGGCCTGGCCGCCGAGGCCGAGGAGGCCTCGGGTGCCGACATCAAAGCGATCTGTACCGAAGCCGGGATGTTCGCCATCCGCGACGACCGCACTGAGATCTGGATGGAGGACTTTCGCAACGCCTGGGAGAAGGTCCAGGCCGAGAGCGACGAGACCGAAGACGTCTCGAAGACGTTCGCCTGA
- a CDS encoding DUF7331 family protein produces the protein MTDVSTRVNDDEMTDRSEPSSEPEGTATIEAYETEDGVVFYDAENPLAWVETSRTLPLEELA, from the coding sequence GTGACTGACGTGTCCACCCGAGTCAACGACGACGAGATGACGGATCGCAGCGAACCGAGTAGTGAACCCGAGGGCACCGCGACGATCGAGGCCTACGAGACCGAGGACGGGGTCGTCTTCTACGACGCCGAAAACCCGCTCGCCTGGGTAGAAACCTCCCGAACGCTGCCGCTCGAGGAACTCGCCTGA
- a CDS encoding GMP synthase subunit A — MTKIVVVDNHGQFTHLERRALRDLGVDTELIDNETSPEEVDADGVVLSGGPDMDRIGHSADYLEGDVPVLGICLGMQLIAEEFGGEVGSGEYGGYADVDVEIVDDEDPLTGSLHPETRVWASHADEVTAVPEGFELTARSDVCDVEAMSDTDRDLYGVQWHPEVAHTEEGEQIFENFLEICEANAE, encoded by the coding sequence ATGACGAAGATCGTCGTGGTGGACAACCACGGACAGTTCACCCACCTCGAGCGCCGGGCGCTGCGAGACCTCGGCGTCGACACGGAACTGATCGACAACGAAACGTCGCCGGAGGAAGTCGACGCGGACGGCGTCGTCCTCTCCGGCGGCCCCGACATGGACCGCATCGGCCACTCCGCCGACTATCTCGAGGGCGACGTACCCGTCCTCGGGATCTGCCTCGGCATGCAGCTCATCGCCGAAGAGTTCGGCGGCGAGGTCGGCAGCGGAGAGTACGGCGGCTACGCCGACGTCGACGTCGAGATCGTCGACGACGAGGATCCGCTCACCGGCAGTCTACACCCCGAAACCCGCGTCTGGGCGAGCCACGCCGACGAGGTCACGGCGGTACCCGAGGGGTTCGAACTGACCGCACGGAGCGACGTCTGCGACGTTGAAGCGATGAGCGACACCGATCGCGACCTCTACGGCGTTCAGTGGCACCCCGAGGTCGCCCACACCGAGGAGGGCGAGCAGATCTTCGAGAACTTCCTCGAGATCTGCGAAGCGAACGCCGAATAG
- a CDS encoding DUF7322 domain-containing protein, which translates to MVFDRTEHEPEEWDPEEEYADPDSDSLTIPRVPTEDAGSNLRSDLRSEFESPAEPGVSTAETDVSSDLLQAFWSIVLVVNAAVLAVSLGVLFLIFEGAITRSATLIGGGAILFAFAVHRYRAYRESERRDAADARTATDTETAESDTATGSTQPNAGETNSDLQSEHRSPDDPDRT; encoded by the coding sequence GTGGTATTCGATCGAACCGAGCACGAACCGGAGGAGTGGGATCCCGAAGAGGAGTACGCGGATCCCGACAGCGACTCGCTGACGATCCCGCGAGTGCCGACCGAGGACGCGGGGTCGAATCTCCGGTCGGACCTGCGCTCGGAGTTCGAGTCGCCGGCGGAACCCGGCGTCTCGACCGCCGAAACGGACGTTTCGAGCGATCTGCTCCAGGCGTTCTGGTCGATCGTGCTCGTGGTCAACGCCGCCGTGCTCGCCGTTTCGCTGGGCGTTCTGTTCCTCATCTTCGAGGGGGCGATAACCCGCAGTGCGACCCTGATCGGCGGCGGTGCGATCCTCTTTGCGTTCGCCGTTCACCGCTACCGAGCGTACCGGGAATCCGAACGCCGCGACGCGGCGGACGCGCGCACCGCCACCGATACGGAGACGGCGGAGTCCGATACCGCAACCGGATCCACACAGCCGAACGCCGGCGAAACGAATTCGGACCTGCAATCCGAACACCGATCACCGGACGATCCCGACCGAACATGA